One Spirochaeta africana DSM 8902 genomic window carries:
- the asnS gene encoding asparagine--tRNA ligase: MDNQRVRQLLASSPGDARVATRGWVRTHRDTKDIVFIELNDGSCLKNLQIIIDKAGPAGGDQLKRLATGAAVTVEGKLVESPGKNQAVELHADRLTVVGDCPADYPLQKKRHSFEYLREIAHLRPRTNAFGAIARVRNNMSTSIHRFFQDRGFLWIHTPIITGIDAEGAGEMFQVTTMPLDKLAGLQPTTIDYSRDFFGKPAYLAVTGQLQAEVYACALDRAYTFGPTFRAENSNTVRHLAEFWMIEPELAFCDLEANMDLAEDFVRTVISDVLNDCPEDMQLFDQRIQKGLIESLQAVARSPFKRISYTEAIAQLKDSGIEFTYPPEWGAALQTEHEKCLTEQIHNCPVIVYDYPAECKAFYMKQNPDGKTVRAMDVLVPRLGEIIGGSQREDNLEKLESRMQAAGLNPDDYWWYLDLRRYGSVPHSGFGLGFERLIQYVTGMQNIRDVIPFPRTVKHADF; this comes from the coding sequence ATGGATAATCAGCGAGTACGCCAGTTACTGGCATCAAGCCCGGGGGATGCACGGGTTGCCACCAGGGGATGGGTACGCACCCATCGGGATACCAAGGATATTGTTTTTATCGAGCTGAACGATGGCTCCTGCCTGAAGAATCTGCAGATTATTATTGATAAAGCCGGCCCTGCCGGCGGCGACCAGCTCAAGCGCCTGGCTACCGGAGCTGCGGTCACGGTAGAAGGAAAGCTGGTCGAATCGCCCGGCAAGAACCAGGCAGTGGAGCTGCATGCCGACCGGCTTACGGTTGTCGGCGACTGCCCGGCGGACTACCCCCTGCAGAAAAAGCGCCACAGCTTTGAGTATCTGCGCGAGATTGCCCATCTGCGGCCGCGCACCAACGCCTTTGGTGCGATTGCCCGGGTTCGCAACAACATGAGTACCTCTATCCACCGGTTTTTCCAGGATCGCGGCTTTCTGTGGATTCACACCCCGATAATCACCGGGATCGATGCCGAGGGCGCCGGCGAGATGTTCCAGGTCACCACCATGCCGCTGGACAAACTGGCCGGGCTGCAGCCAACCACGATAGACTACAGCCGCGACTTTTTCGGCAAACCGGCCTACCTGGCCGTAACCGGGCAGCTGCAGGCCGAGGTCTACGCCTGTGCCCTGGACCGCGCCTACACCTTCGGCCCGACCTTTCGGGCCGAAAACTCCAACACGGTGCGTCACCTGGCGGAATTCTGGATGATCGAACCGGAGCTTGCCTTCTGCGATCTCGAGGCCAACATGGACCTGGCCGAGGATTTTGTGCGAACGGTAATCAGCGATGTACTGAACGACTGTCCCGAGGACATGCAGCTCTTTGACCAGCGCATCCAGAAGGGCCTGATTGAGTCGCTGCAGGCGGTTGCCCGCAGCCCGTTCAAGCGGATCAGCTACACCGAAGCCATTGCCCAGCTCAAGGACAGCGGGATTGAATTTACCTATCCCCCGGAATGGGGTGCGGCCCTGCAGACCGAGCACGAAAAGTGCCTGACCGAACAGATCCACAACTGTCCGGTGATTGTGTACGACTACCCCGCCGAGTGCAAGGCATTCTACATGAAGCAGAACCCCGATGGCAAAACCGTACGCGCCATGGATGTCCTGGTACCCCGCCTCGGGGAAATCATCGGCGGCAGCCAGCGTGAAGACAATCTGGAGAAGCTGGAATCCCGCATGCAGGCTGCCGGGCTGAATCCGGACGACTACTGGTGGTACCTCGACCTGCGCCGTTACGGGAGTGTCCCGCATTCCGGCTTTGGTCTGGGTTTTGAACGGTTGATTCAGTATGTCACCGGCATGCAGAACATTCGAGACGTAATCCCCTTCCCAAGGACGGTAAAACATGCAGATTTCTAA
- a CDS encoding purine-nucleoside phosphorylase has translation MNGMKEHLQHTVATLRDYGDFRPEVGLVLGSGLGGLVDLMEVTAAIPYRDIPHFAESTVAGHSGRLVFGRIGAVPVVAMQGRFHYYEGHPMRSLAYPIACMRELGVTRLVVSNSAGGLNPGFVPGDLMLISDHINLFGDNPLIGLNDDELGPRFPDMTAPYDPGLMARADGAAAALGFEFRRGVYAGVTGPNYETAAEIRYLRTIGADAVGMSTVPEVIAARYLGLQVLGITCITNMATGIAETPHSHAEVVKTAQAAADRFCRVVMEIVAGLEGA, from the coding sequence ATGAACGGCATGAAGGAACACCTGCAGCATACCGTAGCAACCCTGCGTGACTATGGGGATTTTCGTCCCGAGGTCGGCCTGGTGCTGGGCAGCGGTCTGGGTGGCCTGGTTGATCTGATGGAGGTAACCGCCGCGATTCCCTACCGGGATATCCCGCATTTTGCCGAGTCGACGGTGGCCGGGCACTCCGGGCGGCTGGTGTTCGGCCGGATCGGGGCGGTGCCGGTGGTGGCGATGCAGGGGCGCTTCCATTACTACGAGGGGCACCCGATGCGGTCGCTGGCCTATCCGATCGCCTGCATGCGGGAGCTGGGGGTCACCAGGCTGGTGGTCAGTAACTCGGCTGGTGGTCTGAACCCCGGGTTTGTGCCGGGGGATCTGATGCTGATCAGTGATCATATAAATCTGTTTGGCGACAACCCGCTTATCGGTTTGAATGATGATGAGCTGGGCCCGCGCTTCCCGGACATGACCGCCCCCTACGATCCCGGGTTGATGGCGCGCGCCGATGGTGCCGCCGCGGCGCTGGGGTTCGAGTTCCGGCGGGGGGTGTATGCCGGGGTTACCGGGCCGAATTACGAGACTGCTGCGGAGATTCGCTATCTGCGTACCATTGGCGCCGATGCGGTGGGGATGTCCACAGTGCCGGAGGTGATTGCCGCCCGCTATCTGGGGCTGCAGGTGCTGGGGATTACTTGCATAACCAACATGGCTACCGGTATTGCGGAAACCCCGCATTCCCATGCGGAGGTGGTCAAGACCGCACAGGCGGCAGCAGACCGGTTCTGTCGGGTGGTAATGGAGATCGTTGCCGGCCTGGAGGGAGCGTAG
- a CDS encoding adenosine deaminase family protein encodes MSHRDPAFLKAIPKTDLHVHLDGSLRIPTLIELAETAGVELPARDEAGLRRLVFKDSYASLEEYLQGFALTTAVMQTREALHRISYELMMDNAAEGVRYIEVRFAPQLLISDRLSFRQVMQAVDDGLRQARDELNAGCGEDEPPYEYGIIACAMRFFTRDFSPYYRDFWQVHQFSTPKEIIRMAGVELAKAVNRLRRETDIQVVAFDLAGAEYGYPAADHAEAYGLVHKGFLCKTVHAGEAFGPESIFQAVTELHADRIGHGLHLFDPDMITSPDIEDPQRYVEDLVNYLADRRITIEVCLTSNMQTTPAMRDLRNHSLARMLDHNLSVSFCTDNRLVSNTTVTNELQLALDTFDFDAHTLRNCIVYGFKRSFFYHPYTEKRRYVRSVIDYYQRIAARYGVKEQV; translated from the coding sequence ATGAGTCACCGAGATCCAGCCTTTCTGAAGGCGATTCCCAAAACCGATCTGCATGTGCATCTGGACGGCAGTTTGCGCATTCCTACCCTGATAGAGCTGGCCGAGACGGCTGGGGTTGAGCTGCCGGCTCGTGACGAGGCGGGGCTGCGCAGACTGGTGTTCAAGGACAGCTATGCCAGTCTCGAGGAGTATCTGCAGGGTTTTGCCCTGACCACGGCGGTGATGCAGACCCGCGAGGCGCTGCATCGGATCAGCTATGAGCTGATGATGGATAATGCGGCCGAGGGGGTGCGGTACATCGAGGTGCGATTTGCGCCGCAGCTGCTGATCTCCGACCGGTTGAGCTTTCGTCAGGTTATGCAGGCGGTGGACGACGGGCTGCGACAGGCCCGGGACGAACTGAATGCGGGCTGTGGCGAGGACGAGCCGCCGTACGAATACGGAATTATCGCCTGTGCCATGCGGTTTTTTACCCGGGATTTCTCCCCCTATTACCGTGATTTCTGGCAGGTTCATCAATTTTCGACACCGAAAGAGATTATCCGGATGGCTGGTGTGGAGCTGGCCAAGGCGGTGAACCGGCTGCGTCGGGAAACCGACATCCAGGTGGTGGCCTTTGATCTGGCCGGGGCCGAGTACGGCTACCCGGCTGCCGATCACGCCGAGGCTTACGGCCTGGTGCACAAGGGGTTTCTCTGCAAGACGGTGCATGCGGGCGAGGCCTTCGGACCGGAAAGTATCTTTCAGGCGGTTACCGAGCTGCATGCCGATCGGATCGGGCACGGGCTGCATCTGTTCGATCCGGATATGATAACCAGCCCGGACATTGAAGATCCGCAGCGGTATGTCGAGGATCTGGTAAATTACCTGGCTGATCGTCGGATTACGATCGAGGTGTGTCTGACCAGCAACATGCAGACTACACCGGCGATGCGCGATTTGCGTAACCATTCCCTGGCGCGAATGCTGGATCACAACCTGTCGGTGAGCTTCTGCACTGACAACCGGCTGGTGTCCAATACCACGGTCACCAACGAGCTGCAGCTGGCGCTGGATACATTTGATTTTGATGCGCATACCCTGCGCAACTGCATTGTCTATGGTTTCAAGCGGTCGTTTTTTTATCATCCCTATACCGAGAAGCGTCGCTATGTGCGCAGCGTTATCGATTACTATCAGCGTATTGCTGCCAGATACGGGGTAAAGGAGCAAGTATGA
- a CDS encoding BMP family lipoprotein, translated as MMKKTAVVRIMPMLVVLLAAIGLMMVSCTGEDADSDMLRVGMVTDAGTIDDKSFNQGTWEGILAAERDMDITIRYLQPTGTTEADYVTEITNLRDAGFQLIITPGFKFETAVFRMQDRYPEVNFVLIDGVPNNGVFDDTYEQKVADNTVAVFFAEHEAGFLAGVAAALELQSGEFGFIGGMEIPPVQKFNWGYQQGIAYANANLGTDISIVRQNVIYQGTFDDVAAGQQIAAQMFDRGVDVIFVAAGGVGVGAINEAKARAGQGAWIIGVDADQYDEGIYRDNDSIILTSAMKRVDTVAYDMIAAQLAGEFPGGETLMFDASNDGIGLPDENPNLSAEVLAQVDQVLQGLRDGSIVVSAEQGNLIR; from the coding sequence ATGATGAAAAAGACGGCAGTTGTACGGATCATGCCGATGCTGGTGGTTCTGCTGGCAGCAATCGGGCTGATGATGGTGTCCTGCACCGGCGAGGATGCCGACAGCGACATGCTGCGGGTAGGAATGGTTACCGATGCCGGGACCATTGATGACAAGTCCTTCAATCAGGGTACCTGGGAAGGGATTCTGGCGGCGGAACGGGATATGGATATCACCATCCGCTATCTGCAGCCGACCGGTACGACCGAGGCGGACTATGTCACCGAGATCACCAACCTGCGCGATGCCGGGTTCCAGCTGATTATCACCCCGGGATTCAAGTTTGAGACCGCAGTGTTCCGGATGCAGGATCGCTACCCCGAGGTCAATTTTGTACTGATTGACGGGGTGCCGAACAACGGGGTGTTCGACGACACCTATGAACAGAAGGTTGCCGACAATACCGTAGCGGTATTCTTTGCCGAGCATGAGGCCGGGTTCCTGGCCGGTGTGGCTGCTGCGCTCGAGCTGCAGTCCGGTGAGTTCGGGTTTATCGGGGGGATGGAGATCCCGCCGGTGCAGAAGTTCAACTGGGGCTATCAGCAGGGTATTGCCTATGCCAATGCCAACCTGGGCACCGATATCAGTATCGTTCGTCAGAATGTTATCTATCAGGGTACCTTCGACGACGTTGCTGCCGGCCAGCAGATTGCCGCCCAGATGTTTGATCGCGGGGTCGATGTGATCTTTGTTGCAGCCGGCGGGGTCGGAGTCGGGGCGATCAACGAGGCCAAGGCTCGCGCCGGGCAGGGTGCCTGGATTATCGGGGTAGATGCCGACCAGTACGATGAAGGGATCTATCGCGACAACGACTCGATTATCCTGACCTCGGCCATGAAGCGGGTAGATACCGTTGCCTATGACATGATCGCGGCTCAGCTGGCCGGGGAGTTCCCTGGTGGCGAGACCCTGATGTTTGATGCATCCAACGATGGCATCGGGCTGCCGGACGAGAATCCGAATCTGAGTGCGGAGGTGCTGGCTCAGGTGGACCAGGTGCTGCAGGGTCTGCGCGACGGCAGCATTGTGGTGTCGGCGGAGCAGGGGAACCTGATCCGCTAA